One segment of Humidesulfovibrio mexicanus DNA contains the following:
- a CDS encoding pyruvate carboxylase: protein MRPKSFEKVLEEVKGKPILVANRGIPARRICRSITEMFQAVAVMTATDVDKTSPATTGAHELLLLGEDPRAYLDLDRIIKMAKDRGIVAIHPGWGFGSEDDSFPKKCEEAGIIFIGPNQGPMRLLGNKVAVRKLAEEIGVPVVPGSPEAVSIPEARRIAKEIGFPIMLKAEGGGGGRGIYEVYEDSQLESAFAKASALAKASFGNPRLYVEKLLTSVRHIEFQAISDMYGNVFVFDERDCTVQRNHQKLVEITPSPWPKFTPELRRELKGYAEKLIKAVGYHSLATVEFLVDKDGRPYLIEVNTRLQVEHGITECRYGIDLVEEQIAISFGSKLRFNEQTTKPYLHAMQVRVNCEDPQDNFSPNAGLITSYVSPGGQGVRIDSCICAGYRFPSRYDSAAALLITYGNSWDKTVMLMRRCLREYKISGVKTTINFHREVMKHPDFVSGEYDTNFVRLKKDELMAYTDQEPEPVRLARLVAEVSAKGYNPYVSLGEYRGRADKRLGRFQLVKAPDTADSSFEPRITRAMKRDDILGALREDRSKGIVHFCDTTTRDITQSNSGNRFRLAEDRIIGPYLDRCGFFSLENGGGAHFHVAMLANMTYPFSEAKEWNQFAPNTLKQILIRSTNVLGYKPQPKNLMRLTGEMICEHYDVIRCFDFLNHVENMRPFAEVVLGSKKHIFEPALSLSWAKGFDVPHYLEVTEDILNMCASVMGVGKKKAAQSIILGLKDMAGVCPPRFMRELIEALTARYPELVIHSHRHYTDGLFVPTMGAAAKAGAHIVDTAIGSSVRWYGQGEVLSTAAYIEDEMGLSTLLDKDMIRATNFTLKQIMPYYDKYCSPYFQGIDHDVVRHGMPGGATSSSQEGAMKQGYIHLLPYMLKFLAGIRKIVRYHDVTPGSQITWNTSFLAITGAYKRGGEREVRRLLNILDIVNLAPESELTEHEREARLDLYRDSNDAFRNLLLGKYGKLPLGFPPDWVYQSAFGAEWKTAVECRTEASPLETLPDMDLAAEESTLDARLGRKATPEEVVLYLNHPGDALKTIEFVETYGDANNLPLDVWFEGMEKGETLLFQSRCGKPHVMRISDISEPDEQGCITVRYSVDSETMTHRVKVREALGGDRDSLELADPKNVYHIGSPSNGDLWIMHVRVGDTVKKGEEIFNISIMKQEKSVLAPVSGVVKRVLKNANYQEDKVMVPVKEGELLVELGPAQACCPTCKASIASEDYHFCPSCGQKV, encoded by the coding sequence ATGAGACCGAAGTCGTTCGAGAAGGTTCTTGAGGAAGTCAAGGGCAAGCCCATTCTGGTGGCCAATCGCGGCATTCCCGCACGCCGCATCTGCCGCTCCATAACCGAGATGTTCCAGGCTGTGGCCGTGATGACCGCCACGGATGTGGACAAGACCTCGCCCGCAACTACCGGCGCCCACGAGCTGTTGCTCCTGGGCGAAGATCCTCGCGCCTATCTCGACCTCGATCGCATCATCAAAATGGCCAAGGATCGTGGCATCGTCGCCATTCACCCCGGCTGGGGCTTCGGCAGCGAGGACGACTCTTTCCCCAAGAAATGCGAAGAGGCCGGCATCATCTTCATCGGGCCCAACCAGGGCCCCATGCGTTTGCTCGGCAACAAGGTGGCCGTGCGCAAACTGGCCGAGGAGATCGGCGTTCCGGTCGTGCCCGGATCACCGGAAGCCGTGAGCATCCCCGAGGCGAGGCGCATCGCCAAGGAGATCGGCTTCCCCATCATGCTCAAGGCCGAGGGCGGCGGCGGCGGTCGCGGCATTTATGAGGTGTACGAGGACTCGCAGCTTGAGAGCGCCTTCGCCAAGGCCTCGGCCCTGGCCAAGGCCAGCTTCGGCAACCCGCGCCTGTATGTGGAGAAGCTGCTGACTTCCGTCCGTCATATCGAATTTCAGGCCATCTCCGACATGTACGGCAATGTGTTCGTCTTTGACGAGCGCGACTGCACTGTGCAGCGCAATCACCAGAAGCTCGTGGAAATCACGCCTTCGCCCTGGCCCAAGTTTACGCCGGAGCTGCGCCGCGAGCTCAAGGGCTATGCCGAGAAGCTCATCAAGGCCGTTGGCTACCACTCCCTGGCCACTGTGGAGTTCCTGGTGGACAAGGACGGCAGGCCGTACCTCATCGAGGTCAACACCCGGCTGCAGGTGGAGCACGGCATCACCGAATGCCGTTACGGCATCGACCTGGTCGAGGAGCAGATCGCCATCTCCTTCGGCTCCAAGCTGCGTTTCAACGAGCAGACCACCAAGCCTTACCTGCACGCCATGCAGGTCCGCGTGAACTGCGAGGACCCGCAGGACAACTTCTCTCCTAACGCTGGACTCATCACCAGCTATGTTTCGCCAGGCGGGCAGGGCGTGCGCATCGACTCCTGCATCTGCGCGGGCTACCGCTTTCCCTCACGCTACGATTCCGCCGCCGCGCTCTTGATCACCTACGGCAATTCCTGGGACAAGACCGTGATGCTCATGCGCCGCTGCCTGCGCGAGTACAAGATCAGCGGCGTCAAAACCACCATCAACTTCCACCGCGAGGTGATGAAACACCCGGACTTCGTTTCCGGGGAATACGACACCAACTTCGTCCGCCTGAAAAAGGACGAGTTGATGGCCTACACGGATCAGGAGCCGGAACCGGTCCGGCTTGCGCGCCTGGTGGCCGAGGTCAGCGCCAAGGGCTACAACCCCTACGTCTCGCTGGGCGAGTACCGCGGACGCGCGGACAAGCGTCTGGGGCGTTTTCAGCTGGTCAAGGCCCCGGACACCGCGGATTCGTCCTTCGAGCCCCGCATCACGCGGGCCATGAAGCGCGACGACATCCTGGGTGCCCTGCGCGAGGACCGCTCCAAAGGCATCGTCCATTTCTGCGACACCACCACGCGCGACATCACCCAGTCGAACAGCGGCAATCGTTTCCGTCTGGCCGAAGACCGCATCATCGGCCCGTATCTGGACCGCTGCGGCTTCTTCAGCCTGGAGAACGGCGGCGGCGCGCACTTCCACGTGGCCATGCTGGCCAACATGACCTATCCGTTCAGCGAGGCCAAGGAGTGGAACCAGTTCGCTCCGAACACCCTGAAGCAGATCCTCATCCGTTCCACCAACGTGTTGGGCTACAAGCCGCAGCCCAAGAATCTCATGCGGCTGACCGGAGAGATGATCTGCGAGCATTATGATGTCATCCGCTGCTTCGACTTCCTGAACCACGTGGAGAACATGCGTCCCTTCGCCGAGGTGGTGCTGGGCTCCAAGAAGCACATTTTCGAGCCCGCCCTGTCCTTGTCCTGGGCAAAGGGCTTCGATGTGCCCCATTATCTTGAAGTCACCGAGGACATTCTGAACATGTGCGCCAGCGTCATGGGCGTAGGCAAGAAGAAGGCCGCGCAATCCATCATCCTTGGCCTCAAGGACATGGCCGGCGTGTGCCCGCCGCGCTTCATGCGCGAACTCATCGAGGCTTTGACCGCCCGGTATCCCGAACTGGTCATCCACAGCCATCGGCATTACACCGATGGGCTTTTCGTGCCCACCATGGGCGCGGCGGCCAAGGCGGGCGCGCACATCGTGGATACGGCCATCGGCTCCAGCGTGCGGTGGTACGGCCAGGGCGAGGTGCTCTCCACCGCCGCCTACATCGAGGACGAGATGGGCCTGAGCACCCTGCTCGACAAGGACATGATCCGGGCCACAAACTTCACGCTCAAGCAGATCATGCCCTACTACGACAAGTACTGCTCCCCGTACTTCCAGGGTATCGACCACGATGTGGTCCGCCACGGAATGCCGGGCGGGGCGACCTCGTCCTCCCAGGAAGGCGCCATGAAGCAGGGCTACATCCACTTGCTGCCCTACATGCTCAAATTCCTGGCCGGCATCCGCAAGATCGTCCGCTACCACGATGTGACTCCGGGGTCGCAGATCACCTGGAATACCAGCTTCTTGGCCATCACCGGAGCGTACAAGCGTGGAGGCGAGCGCGAAGTGCGCCGGTTGCTGAACATTCTCGACATCGTGAATCTTGCGCCCGAGTCCGAGCTTACCGAACACGAACGCGAAGCCCGGCTTGATCTCTATCGCGACAGCAACGACGCTTTCCGCAATCTGCTGCTGGGCAAGTATGGCAAGCTGCCCCTGGGCTTCCCGCCTGATTGGGTCTACCAGAGCGCCTTCGGGGCCGAATGGAAGACCGCAGTCGAGTGCCGCACCGAGGCTTCCCCGCTTGAGACCCTGCCGGACATGGACCTCGCGGCCGAAGAATCCACACTGGACGCGCGCCTGGGCCGCAAGGCCACGCCGGAGGAGGTCGTGCTCTACCTGAACCACCCTGGCGATGCGCTCAAGACCATTGAATTTGTGGAAACCTACGGCGATGCCAACAATCTGCCGCTTGACGTGTGGTTCGAAGGTATGGAGAAGGGCGAGACCCTGCTGTTCCAGAGCCGTTGCGGCAAGCCCCATGTCATGCGCATCTCGGACATCTCCGAACCGGATGAGCAAGGCTGCATCACCGTGCGCTATTCTGTGGATTCCGAAACCATGACCCACCGCGTCAAGGTCCGCGAGGCCCTGGGAGGCGACCGCGACAGCCTGGAGCTGGCCGACCCCAAGAACGTGTACCACATTGGTTCGCCATCCAACGGCGACTTGTGGATCATGCACGTCCGCGTGGGCGACACGGTCAAAAAGGGTGAGGAGATCTTCAACATCTCCATCATGAAGCAGGAGAAGAGCGTGCTTGCGCCAGTCTCCGGCGTGGTCAAGCGCGTGCTCAAAAACGCCAACTATCAGGAAGACAAGGTCATGGTCCCTGTCAAGGAAGGGGAGCTGCTTGTGGAGCTTGGTCCCGCGCAGGCGTGCTGCCCCACCTGCAAGGCCTCCATCGCCAGCGAGGACTATCATTTTTGCCCGTCCTGCGGGCAAAAGGTTTAG
- a CDS encoding biotin--[acetyl-CoA-carboxylase] ligase, whose translation MDVARELVERGALGPWGSVLAPMQAAGRGQLRRSWVSRPGNLLATLVCPPAPKPWSDLRPLVFGHLFAEALSELGESAQVKWPNDILCNGKKVAGMLVEERPGCILVGVGVNLAWAPPPEDLRAGRAMDAGQYHPSKEGVGPTQLWRALVNRVETGYMLLLEAFSPKEFLTIFRTRMSWLGGRVLVSEGASVRYEAIVKGISEEGGLVLDRAGQEVVLLAGDVTPV comes from the coding sequence ATGGACGTGGCGCGCGAGCTGGTGGAGCGGGGCGCCCTTGGCCCCTGGGGCAGCGTGCTTGCGCCGATGCAGGCGGCCGGACGCGGACAACTTCGGCGTTCGTGGGTTTCCCGCCCTGGCAATCTGCTGGCCACCCTGGTTTGCCCGCCCGCGCCGAAGCCGTGGAGCGATCTGCGGCCGCTCGTCTTTGGGCACCTCTTCGCTGAGGCGTTGAGCGAACTTGGCGAGTCGGCTCAGGTCAAGTGGCCGAACGATATTTTGTGCAACGGCAAAAAGGTGGCTGGAATGCTTGTGGAAGAGCGACCCGGCTGCATTCTTGTCGGCGTCGGGGTCAACTTGGCCTGGGCGCCGCCGCCGGAGGATCTGCGTGCTGGCCGTGCCATGGACGCCGGACAATATCACCCGTCCAAAGAGGGAGTTGGCCCGACGCAGCTGTGGCGCGCCCTTGTAAACCGCGTGGAAACGGGATACATGTTGCTTCTTGAGGCTTTTTCACCCAAAGAATTCTTGACGATTTTCCGCACCAGGATGTCCTGGCTGGGGGGACGTGTTCTCGTCAGCGAAGGCGCAAGCGTTCGGTATGAGGCTATAGTCAAGGGCATTTCTGAGGAAGGGGGCCTTGTTTTGGACCGCGCCGGGCAGGAGGTCGTGCTTCTGGCGGGCGATGTGACCCCGGTTTAA